One window from the genome of Malus domestica chromosome 01, GDT2T_hap1 encodes:
- the LOC103403871 gene encoding receptor-like protein EIX2, with amino-acid sequence MENDGIRCLKKFFHTSIVVLLFLQCFNPSLSSGFYNVSLGFGAIGHRVVTRCIKSEGEALLSFKQGLIDDYNLLSSWGREEHKQDCCKWLGIHCSNRTNHVTQLDLGWNHMNEVYSLQQKGQQEYPVYYFQGKMMSPKLIELQHLKYLDLSSINFTGTQLPDFIGSLSNLRHLDLWYASFGGRIPTQIGNLTHLQYLDLRSNHFANVENINSWLPHLSSLTYLDLSYNNLSNVPDWLEIVSKLPKLTNLSLSYCSLPSLLIHSSTLFNINSSKSLAHVDLSDNQLTSSIFLWLSKYNASLVHLDLKYNNFANVENLNSWLPHLSALTYLDLSYSNLSNVPDWIEAVNNLPKLTNLSLSYCSLPSPLIHSSTLFNINSSKSLAHVDLSDNQLTSSSTFLWLSKYNASLVHLDLKYNNFANVENLNSWLPHLSALTYLDLSYSNLSNVPDWMEAVNKHPKLTNLSLSNCGLPSPLIHSSTLFNINSSKSLAHVDLSYNQLTSSIFLWLSKYNSSLVHLDLSYNQLTGLFPDVIGNMSSLAYLDLSSNQFKGVISESHFSGLSRLRSLSLSSTSLTLNFHSKWVPPFQLDVIFLRSCKMGPHFPNWLQTQKSYRTLDISNAGISDILPSWFWERLSHAPEIGYVDLSNNQIRGTIPNSQINFVCFSRQLNLSWNQLEGQVPPFLLKASSSLFLSHNKFSGLFSFLLPVNASHLRLLDLSSNHLHGELPDCWTHFKNLLILDLSDNLFSGRIPATMGSLSSIQTLNLNTNGLVGELPSSLKNCTSLIVFDVGENKLSGLIPEWLGVGLPNLTILILRSNHFYGSIPSQLCNMGSIQILDFSMNNISGSIPKCLNNLTNLALRGSSSLTITHLFKATSTDIAVSIFDYEDEASLIWNGIMSKYKSTLGLVKSIHLSSNRLTGEIPSEVTDLVGLVSLNLSRNNLTGQITPKIGKLQSLDLLDLSNNQIHGTIPTSLIGISGLGKLDLSNNNLSGKIPIGSQLQPYDATVFAGNPLLCGIPLEHMCSPKETTLEEQPVVDNQDEDDDGFITPGFYMSLGLGFIIGFWGVCGSLIFNRSWRYMYFKLLNGLNDWLYIKVALFMQRRMLDE; translated from the coding sequence ATGGAGAACGACGGAATCAGGTGCTTGAAGAAATTCTTTCACACTTCCATTGTGGTGCTACTTTTTCTACAATGTTTCAACCCTTCCCTATCCTCTGGATTCTATAATGTTTCTTTGGGTTTCGGAGCAATTGGCCACCGGGTGGTGACGAGGTGCATAAAGAGTGAAGGGGAAGCACTCCTTTCTTTCAAACAAGGTCTGATTGATGACTACAATCTCCTCTCCTCCTGGGGAAGAGAAGAACACAAGCAAGATTGTTGCAAATGGCTTGGCATCCACTGCAGCAACCGAACCAACCATGTTACTCAACTTGATCTTGGATGGAATCATATGAATGAAGTTTACTCACTTCAACAGAAAGGACAGCAGGAGTATCCCGTATATTACTTTCAAGGTAAAATGATGAGTCCTAAACTAATTGAGTTGCAGCATTTGAAATATTTGGACCTTTCTTCCATTAACTTCACTGGGACCCAGCTTCCAGATTTCATTGGTTCTCTTTCCAATTTAAGACACCTCGATCTCTGGTATGCTTCTTTTGGTGGTCGAATTCCAACTCAGATTGGAAACCTTACTCACTTGCAATATCTTGATCTCAGATCCAATCACTTTGCTAATGTAGAAAATATCAATTCATGGCTACCTCATCTTTCTTCTTTAACATATTTGGACCTGAGTTACAACAATCTTAGTAATGTTCCTGACTGGTTGGAAATAGTTAGTAAGCTCCCTAAACTTACTAACTTGTCTCTGTCTTATTGTAGTCTTCCTTCTCTTCTAATTCATTCCAGTACTCTTTTTAACATAAATTCTTCTAAATCTCTTGCTCATGTTGATCTCAGTGATAACCAACTCACTTCTTCCATATTTCTTTGGTTGTCCAAATACAATGCCAGCCTTGTTCATCTTGATCTCAAATACAATAACTTTGCTAATGTAGAAAATCTGAATTCATGGCTGCCTCATCTTTCTGCTTTAACATATTTGGACCTAAGTTACAGCAATCTCAGTAATGTTCCTGACTGGATCGAAGCAGTTAATAATCTCCCTAAACTTACAAACTTGTCTCTGTCTTATTGCAGTCTTCCTTCTCCTCTAATTCATTCCAGTACTCTTTTTAACATAAATTCTTCTAAATCTCTTGCTCATGTTGATCTCAGTGACAACCAACTCACATCTTCTTCCACATTTCTTTGGTTGTCCAAATACAATGCCAGCCTTGTTCATCTTGATCTCAAATACAATAACTTTGCTAATGTAGAAAATCTGAATTCATGGCTGCCTCATCTTTCTGCTTTAACATATTTGGACCTGAGTTACAGCAATCTCAGTAATGTTCCTGACTGGATGGAAGCAGTTAATAAGCATCCTAAACTTACAAATTTGTCTCTGTCTAATTGTGGTCTTCCTTCTCCTCTAATTCATTCCAGTACTCTTTTTAACATAAATTCTTCTAAATCTCTTGCTCATGTTGATCTCAGTTACAACCAACTCACTTCTTCCATATTTCTTTGGTTGTCCAAATATAATTCCAGCCTTGTTCATCTTGACCTCTCTTACAACCAGTTAACTGGCTTATTTCCCGATGTCATTGGAAACATGAGCTCTCTTGCATATCTAGATCTCTCTTCTAACCAATTTAAAGGGGTGATTTCAGAAAGTCATTTCTCGGGTCTCTCCAGATTAAGATCTTTGTCTCTGTCCTCTACCTCACTAACTTTAAACTTCCATTCTAAATGGGTTCCTCCCTTCCAATTGGATGTCATATTCTTGAGGTCTTGCAAGATGGGTCCACATTTTCCAAATTGGCTTCAAACTCAGAAAAGTTATCGGACGCTTGATATTTCTAATGCTGGAATTTCTGATATCCTTCCAAGTTGGTTTTGGGAAAGGCTGTCTCATGCTCCTGAAATTGGTTATGTAGATCTCTCCAACAACCAAATTAGAGGAACAATTCCAAACTCGCAAATCAATTTTGTATGTTTCTCTCGTCAACTAAATTTGAGTTGGAACCAATTGGAAGGTCAAGTCCCTCCATTCCTATTGAAAGCTTcgtcatctctctttctctcccacaATAAATTTTCAGGGttgttttctttcttgcttCCAGTTAACGCAAGTCATTTAAGATTGCTTGATCTCTCGAGCAACCATTTACATGGAGAACTTCCCGATTGCTGGACTCATTTCAAAAATCTTTTAATTCTTGATTTGAGTGACAACCTTTTTTCTGGGAGAATTCCTGCCACAATGGGCTCTTTatcttcaattcaaacattGAACCTAAACACTAATGGACTTGTGGGAGAATTGCCTTCATCTTTGAAGAACTGTACAAGTCTCATAGTTTTTGATGTTGGAGAAAATAAATTATCAGGTTTGATACCTGAATGGTTAGGGGTTGGACTTCCAAATTTGACTATCCTTATCCTCCGTTCTAATCACTTCTATGGAAGCATTCCATCACAATTGTGTAATATGGGAAGCATTCAAATTCTGGATTTCTCGATGAATAACATCTCCGGAAGTATACCCAAATGTCTCAACAATTTGACTAATTTGGCTCTAAGAGGAAGTTCAAGTCTAACTATCACTCACCTATTTAAGGCAACCTCCACTGATATTGCTGTCAGTATTTTTGATTATGAAGACGAAGCATCCTTGATATGGAATGGAATAATGTCCAAATACAAAAGTACCCTGGGGCTTGTAAAGAGTATCCATCTGTCAAGTAATCGATTAACGGGGGAGATTCCTAGTGAAGTCACTGATCTTGTGGGGCTGGTTTCTTTAAACCTATCAAGAAATAACTTAACAGGTCAAATAACTCCAAAAATAGGAAAGTTGCAGTCTTtagatttgcttgatttgtcAAACAACCAAATACATGGTACAATTCCAACAAGTCTCATTGGAATATCTGGCCTTGGTAAGTTGGACCTGTCCAACAACAACCTATCTGGAAAAATTCCCATCGGGTCTCAACTTCAACCCTATGACGCCACTGTTTTTGCTGGAAATCCTCTCCTTTGTGGAATTCCACTTGAACATATGTGCTCTCCTAAGGAAACAACACTGGAGGAGCAACCAGTGGTAGACAAtcaagatgaagatgatgacgGGTTTATAACACCTGGATTTTACATGAGTTTGGGGCTTGGATTTATCATTGGATTCTGGGGAGTTTGTGGGAGTTTGATATTCAACAGGTCATGGAGATACATGTACTTCAAACTCTTGAATGGTTTAAATGATTGGCTTTATATCAAGGTGGCATTGTTCATGCAACGAAGAATGCTCGATGAATAA
- the LOC103403872 gene encoding SKP1-like protein 21, translating into MADLGSEHVYCPMICKENIQKGMGASKNHAISLPERVGTAMLSLILDYCRFHQVPGRSNKECKAFDEKYIRMDAKLLCELTSAADSLQLKPLVDLTSRALARIIEGKTPEEIREIFHLPDDLTEEEKLEPLKNSTDDPRIRLLNRLYARKRRELQEREKLKLMISCHLEEEQNDERSVDDLLSFINGEIGDSKGIKTSKNKKKNRRRKDQQKSTCLYEANEIHEVSSNLNFACPSDELNKFTPSSSLTLKLQDLKDDRVEDMIGFDEGDIDDEIDPALKEKIDREVEDFARRLNSDWPERMQEILSLGQERRPVTFSINGNSSFRRYACYKCFTCFSFQLAFEPNDMPCSLRPRVEGEC; encoded by the exons ATGGCGGATTTAGGGAGCGAACACGTGTATTGCCCTATgatatgcaaagaaaatatacAGAAAGGGATGGGAGCTTCCAAGAACCATGCAATATCTCTTCCTGAAAGAGTCGGTACTGCAATGTTGAGCTTAATTCTTGATTACTGCCGATTTCATCAAGTACCAGGTCGCTCGAACAAG GAATGCAAGgcttttgatgaaaaatacATCCGAATGGACGCAAAGTTGCTCTGTGAGTTGACTTCAGCAGCTGACAGCCTCCAATTAAAACCATTGGTGGATCTTACTAGTCGTGCTCTTGCACGAATAATTGAAGGGAAAACACCTGAGGAGATACGTGAAATATTTCATCTCCCTGATGATCTTACAGAG GAAGAGAAGTTGGAGCCTTTGAAAAATTCAACTGACGATCCACGCATTCGACTTTTGAATCGATTATATGCAAGAAAGAGGAGGGAACTTCAGGAAAGAGAGAAATTGAAG TTGATGATCTCTTGTCATCTCGAAGAAGAGCAAAACGATGAACGTTCAGTTGATGATCTCTTGTCATTCATTAATGGAGAAATTGGAG ATTCCAAAGGAATTAAAACttccaagaacaaaaagaagaatCGCAGGAGAAAAGATCAGCAGAAAAGCACGTGTCTATATGAGGCCAATGAGATCCATGAG GTGTCGAGCAATCTTAACTTTGCTTGCCCCAGTGATGAACTCAACAAATTTACGCCTAGTTCTAGTTTGACATTAAAGCTACAAGATCTAAAGGATGATAGGGTGGAGGATATGATTGGGTTTGATGAAGGTGATATTGATGATGAGATTGATCCGgcattgaaggaaaaaattgatAG GGAGGTTGAAGATTTTGCTCGGAGGTTAAATTCAGACTGGCCTGAAAGGATGCAAGAGATCCTATCTTTGGGTCAGGAAAGGAGGCCTGTAACATTTTCCATTAATGGAAACAGTTCTTTCAGAAGATATGCTT GTTACAAATGCTTTACATGTTTCTCCTTTCAACTAGCTTTTGAACCTAATGACATGCCATGTTCCTTAAGACCAAGGGTGGAGGGCGAGTGCTAA